From Macrobrachium rosenbergii isolate ZJJX-2024 chromosome 55, ASM4041242v1, whole genome shotgun sequence, a single genomic window includes:
- the LOC136835877 gene encoding uncharacterized protein, whose protein sequence is MISGGWAQKEFYKKYAFTKVMSECLGGNVYYAYLQQVANARRECEVQSLFIHSRMPIPNLFSSSDFGFSHVPNVISTTASPFPSTFGTPRSTTGVRTLITREPPPLSLFGDVEVPLVTLTSDLPFGPRLPAFRQKRGLIDLYPRSFLICLLLQVNENLDINYDGLSHNMASLPVPPGLKTDLLASINVCKDLVTCLPLDQRRTLVPHQLERLIAFVRCEKDARFTACLKNDLRRNLDQFGLNLLPRFPGGSEDTETLLNLIVKAESAFEMELI, encoded by the exons ATGATCTCAGGCGGCTGGGCGCAGAAGgaattctataaaaaatatgCTTTCACAAAG GTAATGTCGGAGTGCCTCGGAGGAAACGTGTATTACGCCTACCTGCAGCAGGTGGCAAACGCCCGCCGGGAATGCGAAGTCCAGAGCCTCTTCATCCATTCCAGGATGCCCATTCCGAATCTATTCTCTTCCTCAGATTTTGGATTTTCACAT GTACCCAACGTCATCTCCACAACTGCGTCACCCTTTCCATCGACTTTCGGGACACCTCGGTCGACAACAGGTGTACGAACACTAATTACTAGAGAACCCCCTCCCTTGTCGTTATTCGGTGACGTTGAAGTTCCATTGGTGACCCTCACGTCAGACTTACCCTTTGGCCCGAGGTTACCTGCCTTCAGACAG AAACGAGGTCTG ATTGATTTATATCCTCGTtcatttttaatctgtttacttCTTCAGGTCAACGAGAACTTGGACATCAACTACGATGGTCTCTCCCACAACATGGCCAGCCTTCCTGTTCCTCCAGGTCTCAAGACTGATCTCCTGGCCTCCATCAACGTCTGCAAGGATTTGGTG ACCTGCTTGCCTCTGGACCAGCGCCGCACGCTCGTTCCTCACCAACTGGAGCGCCTCATCGCCTTCGTCAGGTGCGAGAAGGACGCCAGATTCACGGCCTGCCTCAAGAACGACCTCAGGAGGAACCTCGACCAGTTTGGCCTCAACCTCCTGCCGAGGTTCCCGGGAGGGAGCGAGGACACGGAGACACTGCTGAATCTCATCGTCAAGGCGGAATCCGCCTTCGAGATGGAGCTCATATGA
- the LOC136835656 gene encoding cocaine esterase-like isoform X2 has translation MAGTTSTIIQVFIGVLVAVAAVLLFIETVPTDEKGTSTRFGSIVNITEPVKVDISEKATNNEPSETKVSADSSESAIANESLESSTDARATEPALNEEPLDPATVNTAPEPVSDDESIEKPTINESPDPGSIDKSSEAPAAKESEPATVEVLTKLGKVKGTEQAIADSRTILAFKGIPYAQPPVGELRFKAPVPIGPWSGVKGGQTPPACPQVDFIALTAGENKMLGEEDCLYLNIYVPKNAGPNLPVMVFIHGGGFYIGNADMFGGTPKFLLTKDIILVSIQYRLGVLGFLSTGDPTIPGNFGMKDQSLALRWVQENIREFGGDPGQVTIFGQSAGGASVHLHVLSPYSEGMFQRAILMSGTALGSWAIREDPKEMSRKIGKFSGCLADGEPLDSTALLECLRGASVEDITMTAPKLTVWNDLPFPLVPCVDGDFLPDHPAQLLKSGRYQRVDIMAGITANEMVMQVIGLTQNKETKKEFLAKFEELGPLLCALDEEESGASIMKNAFYNYMDGIEVTEDYFEELDQLVNDCFANVNCDESILIHASDENAKVYAYELEYQGKGFFLEALNMIVDEVYVPHGADLPFLFNNVLGAPDSEDPTDLFVSKIMVQLWTDFAIKGNPTPDLSLGFKWLPVAKDSYHYLGIGPAPSMRNDKRAKRREFWKQQPTKSNKILYEELFAEDRTTVE, from the exons ACTGATGAAAAGGGAACTTCCACCCGATTCGGAAGCATTGTCAAT ATAACAGAGCCAGTCAAGGTAGACATTTcagaaaaagcaacaaacaatGAACCGTCAGAAACAAAGGTATCTGCAGATTCTTCAGAGTCAGCAATAGCCAATGAATCTTTGGAGTCAAGTACAGATGCCAGAGCTACAGAACCAGCCCTGAATGAAGAGCCTTTGGACCCAGCTACAGTTAACACAGCTCCAGAACCAGTCTCGGATGATGAGTCTATAGAGAAACCTACAATTAATGAGTCTCCTGACCCAGGTTCGATTGATAAATCTTCAGAGGCACCAGCTGCAAAAGAATCTGAACCAGCAACAGTTGAAGTACTGACAAAGTTAGGGAAGGTGAAAGGTACTGAGCAGGCAATTGCAGATTCAAGGACCATTCTTGCCTTCAAAGGTATCCCATATGCTCAGCCTCCAGTTGGTGAACTTAGGTTTAAg GCTCCTGTGCCCATAGGACCTTGGTCAGGAGTGAAGGGGGGCCAAACACCACCAGCGTGTCCTCAGGTAGACTTTATAGCTCTTACGGCTGGAGAAAATAAGATGCTGGGAGAAGAAGACTGtctttatttaaacatttatgttCCAAAG AACGCAGGACCAAACTTACCTGTGATGGTATTTATTCATGGAGGTGGCTTTTACATTGGTAATGCAGACATGTTTGGAGGAACACCCAAGTTTCTTCTGACCAAGGACATTATCCTAGTTTCCATTCAGTACCGGCTGGGAGTCCTAG GTTTCTTGTCAACTGGCGATCCCACAATTCCCGGAAATTTTGGAATGAAGGACCAGTCGCTGGCTCTACGCTGGGTGCAGGAAAACATCCGAGAGTTCGGGGGTGACCCCGGTCAAGTGACCATCTTTGGCCAGAGTGCTGGAGGGGCTTCAGTCCACCTGCATGTATTGTCTCCATACTCAGAAG GAATGTTCCAGAGAGCTATCCTGATGTCTGGAACAGCTCTAGGTTCCTGGGCGATTCGGGAGGATCCCAAAGAAATGTCCCGGAAGATTGGGAAATTCTCTGGTTGCTTAGCTGATGGAGAGCCACTAGACAGCACTGCGCTTCTTGAATGCCTCCGAGGGGCTTCTGTGGAGGATATAACAATGACTGCACCGAAGTTAACT GTCTGGAACGATCTTCCTTTCCCTCTGGTGCCTTGTGTTGATGGAGACTTCCTACCTGACCATCCAGCCCAACTGCTAAAGTCTGGACGTTACCAGAGAGTCGACATCATGGCTGGAATAACGGCTAATGAGATGGTAATGCAAGTTATAG GTTTAACACAGAACAAAGAGACCAAAAAAGAATTCCTCGCCAAATTTGAAGAGCTCGGCCCCCTTCTGTGTGCTCTTGATGAAGAAGAGTCAGGGGCATCAATAATGAAGAATGCCTTCTATAACTACATGGATGGAATCGAGGTCACTGAAGACTATTTTGAGGAGCTTGACCAG CTCGTAAACGACTGTTTCGCGAATGTCAACTGCGACGAATCGATTCTGATACACGCCTCCGACGAGAATGCCAAAGTGTACGCGTATGAACTGGAATACCAAGGGAAAGGTTTCTTTTTGGAAGCTCTGAACATGATCGTCGATGAAGTGT ATGTGCCCCATGGAGCCGACCTGCCGTTTTTGTTCAACAATGTCCTCGGCGCTCCCGACTCCGAAGACCCGACCGACCTTTTCGTGTCCAAAATCATGGTCCAGCTGTGGACCGACTTCGCCATCAAAGG GAACCCAACCCCCGACCTGTCCCTGGGCTTCAAGTGGTTACCTGTGGCGAaggactcctaccattacctggGCATAGGACCCGCTCCTTCCATGAGGAACGACAAGAGGGCTAAG AGACGTGAATTCTGGAAGCAGCAGCCGACGAAATCGAACAAAATACTTTACGAGGAGTTGTTTGCCGAGGATCGGACGACTGTTGAATGA
- the LOC136835656 gene encoding cocaine esterase-like isoform X1: MIFSPVTQSAPNQTMAGTTSTIIQVFIGVLVAVAAVLLFIETVPTDEKGTSTRFGSIVNITEPVKVDISEKATNNEPSETKVSADSSESAIANESLESSTDARATEPALNEEPLDPATVNTAPEPVSDDESIEKPTINESPDPGSIDKSSEAPAAKESEPATVEVLTKLGKVKGTEQAIADSRTILAFKGIPYAQPPVGELRFKAPVPIGPWSGVKGGQTPPACPQVDFIALTAGENKMLGEEDCLYLNIYVPKNAGPNLPVMVFIHGGGFYIGNADMFGGTPKFLLTKDIILVSIQYRLGVLGFLSTGDPTIPGNFGMKDQSLALRWVQENIREFGGDPGQVTIFGQSAGGASVHLHVLSPYSEGMFQRAILMSGTALGSWAIREDPKEMSRKIGKFSGCLADGEPLDSTALLECLRGASVEDITMTAPKLTVWNDLPFPLVPCVDGDFLPDHPAQLLKSGRYQRVDIMAGITANEMVMQVIGLTQNKETKKEFLAKFEELGPLLCALDEEESGASIMKNAFYNYMDGIEVTEDYFEELDQLVNDCFANVNCDESILIHASDENAKVYAYELEYQGKGFFLEALNMIVDEVYVPHGADLPFLFNNVLGAPDSEDPTDLFVSKIMVQLWTDFAIKGNPTPDLSLGFKWLPVAKDSYHYLGIGPAPSMRNDKRAKRREFWKQQPTKSNKILYEELFAEDRTTVE, encoded by the exons ACTGATGAAAAGGGAACTTCCACCCGATTCGGAAGCATTGTCAAT ATAACAGAGCCAGTCAAGGTAGACATTTcagaaaaagcaacaaacaatGAACCGTCAGAAACAAAGGTATCTGCAGATTCTTCAGAGTCAGCAATAGCCAATGAATCTTTGGAGTCAAGTACAGATGCCAGAGCTACAGAACCAGCCCTGAATGAAGAGCCTTTGGACCCAGCTACAGTTAACACAGCTCCAGAACCAGTCTCGGATGATGAGTCTATAGAGAAACCTACAATTAATGAGTCTCCTGACCCAGGTTCGATTGATAAATCTTCAGAGGCACCAGCTGCAAAAGAATCTGAACCAGCAACAGTTGAAGTACTGACAAAGTTAGGGAAGGTGAAAGGTACTGAGCAGGCAATTGCAGATTCAAGGACCATTCTTGCCTTCAAAGGTATCCCATATGCTCAGCCTCCAGTTGGTGAACTTAGGTTTAAg GCTCCTGTGCCCATAGGACCTTGGTCAGGAGTGAAGGGGGGCCAAACACCACCAGCGTGTCCTCAGGTAGACTTTATAGCTCTTACGGCTGGAGAAAATAAGATGCTGGGAGAAGAAGACTGtctttatttaaacatttatgttCCAAAG AACGCAGGACCAAACTTACCTGTGATGGTATTTATTCATGGAGGTGGCTTTTACATTGGTAATGCAGACATGTTTGGAGGAACACCCAAGTTTCTTCTGACCAAGGACATTATCCTAGTTTCCATTCAGTACCGGCTGGGAGTCCTAG GTTTCTTGTCAACTGGCGATCCCACAATTCCCGGAAATTTTGGAATGAAGGACCAGTCGCTGGCTCTACGCTGGGTGCAGGAAAACATCCGAGAGTTCGGGGGTGACCCCGGTCAAGTGACCATCTTTGGCCAGAGTGCTGGAGGGGCTTCAGTCCACCTGCATGTATTGTCTCCATACTCAGAAG GAATGTTCCAGAGAGCTATCCTGATGTCTGGAACAGCTCTAGGTTCCTGGGCGATTCGGGAGGATCCCAAAGAAATGTCCCGGAAGATTGGGAAATTCTCTGGTTGCTTAGCTGATGGAGAGCCACTAGACAGCACTGCGCTTCTTGAATGCCTCCGAGGGGCTTCTGTGGAGGATATAACAATGACTGCACCGAAGTTAACT GTCTGGAACGATCTTCCTTTCCCTCTGGTGCCTTGTGTTGATGGAGACTTCCTACCTGACCATCCAGCCCAACTGCTAAAGTCTGGACGTTACCAGAGAGTCGACATCATGGCTGGAATAACGGCTAATGAGATGGTAATGCAAGTTATAG GTTTAACACAGAACAAAGAGACCAAAAAAGAATTCCTCGCCAAATTTGAAGAGCTCGGCCCCCTTCTGTGTGCTCTTGATGAAGAAGAGTCAGGGGCATCAATAATGAAGAATGCCTTCTATAACTACATGGATGGAATCGAGGTCACTGAAGACTATTTTGAGGAGCTTGACCAG CTCGTAAACGACTGTTTCGCGAATGTCAACTGCGACGAATCGATTCTGATACACGCCTCCGACGAGAATGCCAAAGTGTACGCGTATGAACTGGAATACCAAGGGAAAGGTTTCTTTTTGGAAGCTCTGAACATGATCGTCGATGAAGTGT ATGTGCCCCATGGAGCCGACCTGCCGTTTTTGTTCAACAATGTCCTCGGCGCTCCCGACTCCGAAGACCCGACCGACCTTTTCGTGTCCAAAATCATGGTCCAGCTGTGGACCGACTTCGCCATCAAAGG GAACCCAACCCCCGACCTGTCCCTGGGCTTCAAGTGGTTACCTGTGGCGAaggactcctaccattacctggGCATAGGACCCGCTCCTTCCATGAGGAACGACAAGAGGGCTAAG AGACGTGAATTCTGGAAGCAGCAGCCGACGAAATCGAACAAAATACTTTACGAGGAGTTGTTTGCCGAGGATCGGACGACTGTTGAATGA